The DNA segment AGATTCAGTTCATCTTTTAATagtagaatttaaattttttttaaatgatttgaaGTTTTTTGTATAAATGATAAGACAGCGGGGAAATATTTTACGTACTCATTAACATACATttcaaaagaaacataaaataaataatacacgTTTAGATTTGATCAGTACACTTTATTTTGCTAGTTACTGATTGCCACAatttgtgttgttttttttttttttttttttggtcaaaccacAATTTGTGttgttattttagtaaattttagcAACAACAAATTAggatacatgtgaaagtttttCCATGAGGACGGAAGAAGAATAAAGGACTTACCCGCTTTAGTGTGACTCTATAAAGTAAAGGTACCATATTGTACGGTAATTGTTTGTTCTTATGGTCTAACGTATATTACATTTGAACGGATCATATTTTCCTATTAGCcaagaaaaatgatttttttttatcaatatttccAACGTATATTACATTTGAACGGAtcatatttttctctttaaCCATCATCCATTCATctctttttttctattaaagCTAAGATGTATGATCAGATTCAGAGAAGAcctttgatttttgtttacttttagCTGAAACGAAGACTCTTGGTTACAACTTACAACTAGAAAATCTGCTCGGTGATTTTAAATAGATTTATTAAGTATCGTCATCACATACAGACATACAGTAGTAATTTATATATTCCCATGTCTTTTATATTTACAACTACATGCGAATCACTAAACCGTATAGGGTTAGGACCATAGAGTGAAAGTTGTTAAGAGATTTGGCAGATATCATCTTCTAATCTAATAATGTTTCTCTTACATAACTCTTAATAATGTAATTAAGGGTTTATTAATATGTCTCCCTAATTTAATTGGTGAAGCCAGAATCGAAAGTCCACCATCAACCCCATCTTCCTTCTTTTTATAGAGACACAAGAGACGCCCTTTCTTCTCCGTGTCTCTCTGTCTCAACTCTGTCAACATGTCAGGACCTCTAACTTGCTCTGTGTCCGATCTCTCCACCATGCTCGGTCCCAACGCCACCGCGGCGGCTGAATACATATGCGGCCAATTAGGCACCGTAAACAACAAGTTCACCGATGCAGCCTACGCCGTAGACAACACCTATCTTCTCTTCTCTGCCTACCTCGTCTTCTCCATGCAGATAGGCTTTGCGATGCTCTGTGCTGGCTCCGTTAGAGCTAAGAACACGATGAACATCATGCTCACCAATGTCCTTGACGCTGCAGCCGGAGGACTCTTTTACTATCTTTTTGGTTACGCCTTTGCCTTTGGCGGATCCTCTGAAGGTTTCATCGGAAGACACAACTTTGCTCTTAGAGACTTCCCGACCCTCACGTCCGACTACTCTTTCTTCCTCTACCAATGGTCATTCGCAATCGCAGCTGCTGGAATAACCAGCGGTTCTATCGCGGAGAGGACTCAGTTTGTGGCTTACTTGATCTACTCTTCTTTCTTAACCGGATTTGTTTATCCTGTTGTGTCTCACTGGTTCTGGTCCCCGTTCGGATGGGCTAGTCCCTTCCGTTCAGCAGAAGACCGTTTGTTTAACACCGGAGCCATAGATTTTGCTGGCTCCGGTGTTGTTCACATGGTTGGTGGCATAGCAGGATTATGGGGTGCTCTCATCGAAGGTCCTCGACGTGGCCGGTTTGAGAAAAGTGGTCGCGCTATTGCACTACGTGGCCACTCCGCCTCCCTTGTCGTCTTGGGAACGTTCCTTCTTTGGTTCGGTTGGTACGGTTTCAACCCCGGTTCATTCACCAAGATCCTCGTTCCGTATGAAACCGGTTCTAGCTACGGCCAATGGAGCGGAATAGGACGGACAGCGGTTACAACCACGCTTGCTGGATCCACCGCAGCTCTAACCACACTCTTCGGTAAACGTCTTCTCTCTGGCCACTGGGCCGTGACAGACGTATGTAACGGGCTACTCGGTGGGTTCGCCGCCATAACAGGGGGTTGCTCTGTGGTAGAGCCCTGGGCTGCGATCGTATGTGGATTCATGGCTGCCCTCGTTCTCATCGGCTGCAACAAGCTCGCGGAGATCGTACAGTATGATGATCCCCTTGAGGCGGCGCAACTACACGGAGGATGTGGTGCGTGGGGGTTGATATTcgtagggctttttgcaaaggAGAAGTATCTAAACGAGGTTTACGGCGAGACACCTGGAAGGCCATATGGACTGTTAATGGGTGGAGGAGGGAAGCTGTTGGGAGCACAATTAGTTCAAATACTTGTGGTTGCAGGATGGGTTAGTGCTACCATGGGAACACTCTTCTTCTTGCTCAAAAGGCTCGGTTTGCTGAGGATATCGGAGAAGGATGAGATGGCCGGTATGGATATGACACGTCACGGTGGTTTTGCTTATATGTActatgataatgatgatgagtCTCACAGGGCCATTCAGCTCCAAAGAGTTGACCCTGGATCTCCTTTCCCTCGTTCTGTTACTCCTCCTCGCGTTTAATTTTCAAGCTTCTTGTAATTTTATTAACTGTTAAGTATTGTTGGGGTTATGGTTTTCGAAATACAAACTTTGTTTGGATATTTGGTGATCTATCATACCGTTTGATACCTTTATGCCATTCTCATAGGCGGTCATTTAAAGCGTTTGTGTAACTTTGTGAACCAAATACAAATAAGTTGGTTGATTTTAGAAAGAAAAGTAATGAACGGTTTAGATTATATTATGTTGTAATGAACGTGTACCATAAAACAGTTTTGGCTATAAAAGCTTTTTCAACTCAATTTGGAAagttttgtcatatatatatatagagttagTGACTTATGTTGAATTTGAATCAATCACACGTTCTTATTAACTTAGATCTATATGCActttattctctctctcttctggcTTTCTCGTATTTTCTGTAAGTCTGAGGCTGTTACTGTGATCTCTGATAATGTGAGTGTTATCTTGAAATTTAGAtacaattttggattttttcacTATTGGATATTTCGTTTCAGAGCTATGAACTATCCAggatatcttatatatataacctGTAGAACTGTCATATAGCTTTCACACTTTTGTTATCAacttattatattatatgtatattcgAGTTCGAGTTAAACCAGGACTGGAGCTATAGGTACATTCTGATTTTTAATCAATCTATATATTGCATTGCAGTACCTGAGCTCGTCATTTAGCTACTAAGATTGTACGACATTGCCTATATGAACTGctttgttttattaatctatAACATTCATCTTTCTTGGTTAGTTTTCATCTTCCTAGGCTAATTCCGTAAAGTAAGGGTTTTGGGCGCCATTGACTATGTGATGTGCCTCAGTACATGGACCTGGATCAAGATGGCGATCTTGTTGCACAGCTCGACCCAACTGAAGTTTCCCCATCGGATCATGCCGACCGTGCCGTCTACCTTATCGACCCGCGGACGTCCCAGATGGAGCTAAGAATGAAACCACGGCCTGACGATGGAACTGACCAACCCACATGAGTTATTTCCCGACCAACTCAACAAGCTAAGACTGATAGTCGAGCCAGAAGCCACTTGGGACGAGAAGAATCCGAAGACGACCGAAGCTTCTCTCTTTTGGCCCTTTTGGTTCGTACATCATGTCCCGATGACCAAACAGACGTCCTTGCCTCAGTGTTCGACCCCATGATGGACTTCTCTCTTAGACATTTCTCTAAGACAAGGATCCTTAAGCTATCTGAAGACTTGACCCACGCAGGGACACAGCTCGTTCGTGTGGAACACCCGGCGGGCCGTACGGATCGAACAATGATCCTTACCGCCATGGACCAGACTGGTTCgaatgaacctggacagtagcCAAAGGGTCATTTCGACCAGATCAAGAACCGAAGAGTTATTTGACTATCTTTATGTTTTCAATCAATCTTTTCATTTTCTAGATTTGATTAATAtgtaaacacttctcataagTTATCAATCGATTTTTCCTTCTTATtttgagtttatctctttgttcttcgtTTAAGAAAACTTTCGTTGTTTTTTGGTGCGTAATATCCAAGTAAACAGCCTCATTTTTGCTGGACTAGTGCGTCATATCAAGTAGCAACGTGAGTTGGAAATATCAACAGCCTTCTGCAACTGTTATGCGACACTTCAATCCACCATTTCTCCCTCGTTCCTCACTGTTTCGTGGGAGATCATATCATTTCACAATCCGGCTGAGTGATACTATAATTAGGGCGTATCAAAATGGTGTCAGAGCCACTCTACCGATATTGTCTAtccatcttctcatcttccattttgGTAAAAGTATAGGCATCCAATCCTTAGGCTTGATGACATGCTAGAGAGTTCATGTCTCCTCTGTTATCTCTAAACATGATTGGAAAAGTGGCTATCACCAAATTCGcatgaaagaaggtgatgagtggaaaacttCATTTAAAGCTAAGCTAGGattgtatgagtggcttgtcatgccTTTTGGTCTTACTAATGCTCCTAGGACATTCATGCGTTTGATGAATCATCTCTTACGGTCCTTTATTGGCCATTTTGTTGTTGTCtactttgatgatattcttATCTACAGCAAGAGCCTTGATGATCATAAACTGCATttgaaatctgttcttgaagtTCTTAGGAAAGAAAGGTTGTTCGCAAATCTTGGTAAATTCTCTTTTGGAACAGATCACGTGGTTTTTTAGGCTTTGTTATAGGCGCTGATGGACTCAGGGTGGATGAAAAGAAGATCAAAGCCATCCATGACTGGTCTAGTCCAACAACCGTTGGAGAGGTGAGAAGCTTTCATGGACTAGATGGGTTCTACCGGAGGTTCTTTCAGAACTTCAGCACTATAGCAGTCCCACTCACGgaagtgatcaagaagaacgttGGTAGTGGGAACAAGCTCAAGATGAAGCATTTCAAATACTTAAAGGGAAGTTAACTCAAGCTCCTTTGCTTGCTCTTCCTGATTTCTCTAAGACTTTtaaaattgaatgtgatgcctcaggcGTGGGTATTGGTGCTGCATTGATGCATGAAAAGAAGCCCATTgcatatttcagtgagaaacttgGAGGAGCCATACTCAATTACCCCAGTTACGACCAGAAACTGTAAGCTTTGGTGAGGGCTCTCCAAACGTGTCAGCATTACCGCTGGCCAAAGGAGTTCTTGATTCACAGATATCACCAATCTTTGAAACACTTTAAGGGCCAGCAAAAGTTAAAAAAGAGGCACGCACGTTCGATCGAGTTCATTGAGACTTTttcttatgtcatcaagtacatGAAAGGTAAATAAAACGTGGTGGATGATGCCTTGTCTAGGAGGTATGTTCTTCTTTCAGCTCTTGAAACTAAGTTGCTCAGTTTTGAATTCATCAAGAATTTGTATGCAACTGATCATGATTTTAAAGAGATCTTCAAGAAATGTTCTAAGGCCACTTATGGGAAGTAGTATCAAATGTCTGAATTTttattctttgataaccgtCTTTCTGTGTCtcaatgttctttgagggagtttTTTTGTTGGGGAAGCACATGGAGGAGGACTGATGAGAAATTTCGGAATCAAGAAGACCCACAAGGTGATTCATGAGCACTTCCATTGCCGAGCCTGATGAGGGACATGGAACGGATATATGGCCGATGTGTGGTCTGAAAGAAAGCCAAATCCAAGGCGCAAAACCAAGGTTTTTACTCAACTTTACCCATTTCATCTCATCTTTGGATcgacatttctatggattttgtgcttGGATTGCCTAAGTCTAAAGCTGCTAGAGATTATATCGTTGTGGTGGTTGATAGATTCTCTAAGATGACTCATTTCATTCCTTGTTACAAAACGGATGATGTTGTGCATGTAGCAGAACTATTCTTTAGAGATGTTGTTAGGTTGCACGGTATGCCTAGAACGattgtttctgatagagatgctaagttccttagttacttttggaagactttgTGGTCTAAGTTCGGAACCAGGctgttattctccaccacttgtCACCCCCAAACTGATGGATAAACTGAGGTTGTGAACCAGATCCATTCAAAAGCTACATGAAAAGGTTCGTGCCAACAATGAAGCCAAAACAAATATCTATGAGAGAAAGGTAAACAATAAAAGGAACAAGGTCGTTTTGAAGAaggtgatcttgtttgggtGCATTTGAGGAAGGAACGGTTCCCAGAAGAGAGGAAGTCTAAGCTTATGCCGCGTATTGATGGTCCATTTCTGATCATTAAAAAATCCGTGATAATGCATATCAGCTTAAtttgcaaggtaagtatgacATCTTTTCTAGCTTTAATGTTtctgatctttctttctttgttgcAGATGTTCCATATttgtggacaaatccttttgaagaggagGGGAATGATGCGCCTCACTACATGGATCCGGGCAAGGATGACAATCATGTTGCACAGCTCGACCCAACCAAGGTTTCCCCATCGGATCATGCCGACCGTGCCGACCGTTTTGTCTACCATATCGACCCCCGCGGACGTCCGGAATGGAGCTAAGGATGGAGGCACGACCTGATGATGGAACTGAACGACCCACATAAGTTGTTTTCCGACCAACTCGACATGCTAAGACTGATAGTCGAGCCAAAAGTCACTTGGGACGAGAAGAATCCGAAGACGACCAAAGCTTCTTCCTTTTGGCCCTTTTGATTCGTACTGCATGTCTCGATGACCGAATGAACATTCTTGCCTCAGTGTTCGATCCCTTGATGGACTTCTCTCTCGGACATTTCTCTAAGGCAAGGATTCTTAAACTATCTGAAGACTTGACCCACACGGGGACAGCTTGTTCGTGTAGAACACCCGGCGGGCCGTACGGATTGAACAGCTCACGTCCTGATCCTTACCGCCATGGACTAGACTGGTTCGGATGAAACGGGACAGTAGCCAGAGGGTCATTTCGACCAGATCAAGAACCGAAGAGTTATTTGACTATCTTTATGTTTTTCAGCCAATCTTTTCATTTTCTAGATTTGATTTTCTACAAAATTTCTAAGTTTTTCTTTGAATattgtttctataaatatgtaaacacttctcataagTTATCAATCAATTTTTCCTTCTTATTTtgaatttatctattttttgtttaagaacACTTTCATTGTTTCTTGGTGCATAATATCCAAGTAAACAATCTCTTTTTTGCtggacttgtgcgtcatatcaagcaGCAATATGAGTTGGGAATATCGACAGCCTTTCGCAACTTTtgtgcgacccttcaatccacCATTTCTCACTCGTTTCTAATTGTTCCGTGAGAAATCATATCATTTTACAATCCAGCTGAGTGATCCTAATTAGTGTGTATCATTATGTATTATTTGGGGCAGGGCCAGTCCTGGACCAAGCTTAACGAAACATTGATCTTAGGTCCCCCAAAAATGTTTTTAGACCCccatatttaccaaaaaaaattttagctGAAATTTTTTAAACCCACCTACAGCCCCCTAAATCTTAGGGCCGGCCCTGTGGGGCACCCAAATTCACTCGGATGCTTTGGTTTAGTGGTTTGTATGCATGCATTATTAACCTGCTAAGTCAGGTACGATTCTCACTTTTCGGTTTTGATATTGATAATCCGTAAAAAATTCGATCTTAGCTAAACACGTCCACTAAGAAGTTTCACTTCCTTTATATGTACCATAAAAAAGTAAGTTAATCCAAACCtaattatttccttttttctgTTATAATTACCtttttatctttgttttccttttctctctatcTTTGCTGGTTTTGATTGGTAACATGATTTATAATTGATTTAATTTGAGTTAGAGGCATAAatcaaaaatgttaccaatcatgatttaattataaatttttgattttgtgtTTAAGTTATAATGTGGTAATGTTGAGTTATATTTTTGAGTCTtctttgtaaaatcagtaaatcAAATGCTAAACCAACATCAAAGAAAAGTTGGTGTATTagaactaattattaattttatgtataaagtGTTTATGTGTATTAGTTTTAATACATCAACTTTcttagtttttattataaacactttattataaaattattctaaCTCATAAGTGCTTAtaaaaaactaagaaataaataattcatCAAAGTTCTCATAAGtgcttaaaaaattattaattatgtttgtATATAAAGTTGTGTGTTTATATGAGATTGTTTGCtgttacatatataattcaaatatttatgtatctttcattatttttagtttaatagAGCTTAATTTTCTCTAATAATTATTTCTTACTAAAATTGTAATAAGGGTAatcattttgtatttataatttttatttatttgaaatgatatttactataatttatttaacaaaaaggTTACCAATCTTATATTGTTAGTaactatattttagaaaataaatattgcaacttattttgtcaaatttttattttatacatattaaaagaaaaaatagttttattattatttattaatcttaaatggtataatgttttatttctttttaataaattattcattatttataaatttttaattttaattatttataaaaattgtaaTGCAACTTCTACATCAAAAAAGTTATCAGTCATTAGTTTTAACAAAATCATAATTCATACTTTTACTGCAAACTTACCACATAAATATACAGATTTTACCACATAATATTTACTGTAAATCACATCGAAATACAATACATACCGCAAATCAACCTTAATACTACATTTCACCAGTCAGAGTTCTCTTTTTTCTCTTAAGTTTATTTTCTCCGCTACATGTGTAagttttgttctcttttttcttttgttttcttttcgaAAGTTGTATTAGTTTAggaaaatgtttaataaaaacaaacataaaactcTCTTTGGTTTCATGAATAGTGTACTGATGATTTTTCCTCTTTGGAAAcagatatttttaataatattttgatttttattacatatttttaatataaaatagttatatatgaGGGCCAACAATTTTTGAGTGCACTTTAGGCGCCATTTATATCTAGACCAGCACTGAATGTGACAAACTATAAATATTATCCATATTAGTATATGATTCTATTGTTAGTAATCTATTCGAATATTAGACTTGCAAATGTTTTAGGGATTGATAATCTTGACAGaataaaagaggaagaagacgcaAAAcgagaatattaaaaaaaaaaacacttagtGCTTAAATGGATAGAGAATAAAATGAGGGCACACTATTATAGTAAGTATTTGTGGTGTAGTGGTAAAAGGCATGTTGCATCATGTGTCAGCTCATGACTTCGAGTGTTTTAGAGCTCATTTTcggctaattttttttttttttttgctttaatgaGTTACAAATGACGATATTTTCCATTATTATTATGTTATTGCCATTATTTCTTCTTCCTTGGCAAACACAATATCAGATCTCGCGTTCAGACGAAGTTCTATTCAATGATCAAAGATCTCCACTCGAGGAACCTaatcttcttttctttgatGATCATATCTCTAACATAGAGAGACTGAAGACGATATTACTCCATATCATAGGGTATGAAGATGACATTACACCAACTTTGAAACTATGATTCAACTCGCGAGTGTTGATGTTCAAATCTGTTTGATTGACAATCTAAGGCTTTGTAATCTTGACCTAACATGTCATAAAAATGCTATATTTCGTTTCACTAAAAACAACTCTAAATGTGTTTTTGAATCAGTATTCACTTCTTATTCATTATCTAATATGTCTCATTGTTTATTTGTTAGGAATGTTGCTATTCATTGTCTTatcgttttgaaaaaaaagaagcttttgactttcttttttcttttggttgaatGCATATATCATTCAGAAGTCACGATGCTTTCAATAAAATAGGCTTTCTGGGCCATTCAGATTAACATGCGGGCTTGTAAAGAAATTTAAGCCCAACAGCCGAAATCACTTGAATATGTGGCAAAACCTTATAACATGATTGGGTGATTTTTCCATCAGACGTGGACAGTTTATCTGAGGCTCTTATTCcccttttattacttgtttgatgTTTGATAATATgttctttcttttatatttttcatagaaGTGAGAGTTACTCTTCCTCATCTCTCTGATTCTTACGAgagaaatatattttgattttttaaagtttaactTTGATCTATTCAGAAAGATTGTATAGGTACGATACAAACATCACCCAAATTTTGTtatcatgtttttttatttgtttaaaccTGTGAAGGGGCTACATCAACCAAAATGGAAAAACAAAGTCATAATTCGGCAGTTTACCAAAAAAGCTATCAAGAGAAGAAAAGCATTTCCTAGATCGGAGCTCGGCCAATCGCTCTAGGCATATTGGTCTGAGGATCTgccaaaattagaaaaaaaattgttacaaaattacaaattagaaatttttttgttgaaagtttataaattaacaataaacaATACCGTAAAGCTTAGGAGCTATCCGACTCAGCCAGCTGGGCATAACCTCCGCGACCTCTCGCTTTTGACTTCCTTGTTGATATTATGGCCAACAACATTAAAAGCCTATCACTTGATCCATATGGAAGCTTTGTAATCAAGAAGTGTCTACAAGTTGGCATACAGAGAAATGTCATCTTTATCGTTCTTGACATGATTGGTCACTGTTTGTGCATTTTCAATGTTTTGAAATGATGTTGATATGATTATTATTGGTTCTTCGTacgtaattaaataaatataagactATATAATTTAGATATGAATATAtagagatatttttttgttaaacattAACATTTCCCACTTGAGATATTCACTCACATATTCTCTCACATATTCTCTAacgaatattttttttccaccaGCTCTAATCTCAATTGCCGGTTCAAAGCTTTAAACTATAATCTCTATCTCGAATTATTGGTCAAATTCCTCTTCTCAGTCCATAAGAAAAGAAATCcattaaacttttaaatatatttctgGTTAGACATTTCCACTTCAAAGAAATTTCTACCTAAACTGATTCTACGTCCCTCAATCAAAAGAAAACCTTGGCTTCATGACTGTCATACAAACCCATCCAGGACGATGGTATTAATTATTTCTTCTAAAGGTTTTTTCTAATGTTATTGATTTTCAAACTATTACATAAATCTAAATCATTTTGCAGAagacatagatttttgttttcttttcctaTTGATTACGGCTTGTATAAAAACATTGATACTCCTAAAACATTTTTAGTTAACAAATTTGACATTGACATAAtgatttttcttgaaaaaaaagaagaagattctaGTTTATGCCATAGAGTCATAGACCAATCAATAAAAGAAGTCTCTATGCCATCTCTCTTCGTAACTTCCCCTAACCATTAGTCATTACCCTTCTCTATAGGCTTTTCTTTTAATCCAGCTTCTTCTTCTAGTTGGGCTGcgggttcaattttttttttttttgaaactttgataGCATATAATTAAATGTAGCAAAGGAGTACAATATACACCTTAGTAAAACTCATATCAAACTCTAACCTCAAAAGAAGTAATGAACTCAGTCTAGCAGCCCAATAAAGTCCCTATAACAAGACGCAAGGTTTGTTATTGGTACgtgaattttcattaattttaaaactttttaaattccattgttattggttcttggatttcaaaaatcttaataGAATCCATTGTTGttggtttaagaattttcaaaattaattcaaatctcttgttattcataaagtttaattattattgATTCTCTAATTCTAATTAAATTTAGTGGTTATTGGAAGACgaattatattcatttttacttATAAGATTCAACTTTCAAAACATCATATGTATCGAagtgattttcaaaatttatgtgaaaattaaaaaacaaatagtTATACTTACTAAATATCTACTGCActacaaattataattaattatattttatatatttttacatattttaaatatataattattttatattcttttaatcatttttgaatatataattatatttataaatattaaaaaatcgaaatatttttttaaaatagtttcaaaaagtcattttgaattttaaaagaaaatttgacaaaaaattgaaaatcaaaatcgaattttttgttataaattataaaaagctCAAATTTAAGAACATATACttcgaaattaaaaaaaaaaacttttgtacttattttttattattatttatatatctcgAAACCAATGGGTAAAATagtcttttgttttttatgaAACCTCTTTTGATCATTTTCCTCTTTGAGTGCTCTTTTTATGACAACAACTTACAAGAAACCATTTAAGAGAATTGCGTAATTTTGTATGTATcactttattatttttaatttgaaagaaaataaataaataataatgctatatgatttaaaaaaaataaattatatatttactttacaaaAAGAATGATAGAAAAGGGTAATGTaaattcatgaaaatctataccaatctaaaaaatttataatcaaatttcataagtcaatttatataaatttccaCAAtctacgtttttttttaaatatatcaacTCTTAAAATCTACAAACTCTATACAAATTCACCTTCCAATAACCCCCCTTAGAAAGCCATAATTTGTAACCGAAGCCCAATGTATTACACAAAGCGGCTCATGGAAATCTCTGAATGTTGACCAATCCATGCCCAAGTGGAAGCCCAAAGAAAACAGTAGACAACGCTTAGTTTTCTTTACCTCCACATTGTGAACAAGCGAGAGAAGAGATCGAAAGAAAGGGACGGATGATGAGAAGATCAGAACAATAGCCGTGCTCGGCTAGAAGATAGAGAGCCAAAGCATTATCCTCTCAGAAGCTTGAGTCTGGTTTTTATTTCAGCTCAATTCCCTTTTGAATTGAGCCCGGGGAACGATGGATGTTGAATTTTTCTTTCACACCTGACCTCATAGATCGTGGCTTGCCACGCTAATAAGGTGAGATATTTCAGATTGTTGTTTCTTGAGAATTAATAAGACCACTAAGAGTCTCACTCCATGAATGTTCCCATGTGCTAAATTGTAGGGAGGGTCCAAATTGTGTTGGAGAAGGAGCACTAAAAGAAGAGGTGGTCTCTAGTTTCATGATGAGATTAGCAGAAGAGACACACCGAATCACTTCCAAGTCCCCATGAGAGCATCCTGTCCCTTGTGGGACAACGGTTCAAGAGGAACAACCAAGCCATACATTTGTGGAATATCTATTTGGCGATTCAAAAGCCGATTAGGGCTAAGCGGAGTGAAAAGAGTTTTCAATGAGACGTTTAGTGATTCCTTTCTTAACCCAAATCACTTTGGCCCAATCCACCCAgaggtttttttattttcaacaatTGTATATCAAACTGGATTCGAAAGTAGGAATAGATCGACCTTGAACTTGCCAGATTAGGGAGTCATC comes from the Brassica napus cultivar Da-Ae chromosome A7, Da-Ae, whole genome shotgun sequence genome and includes:
- the LOC106454467 gene encoding ammonium transporter 1 member 3, coding for MSGPLTCSVSDLSTMLGPNATAAAEYICGQLGTVNNKFTDAAYAVDNTYLLFSAYLVFSMQIGFAMLCAGSVRAKNTMNIMLTNVLDAAAGGLFYYLFGYAFAFGGSSEGFIGRHNFALRDFPTLTSDYSFFLYQWSFAIAAAGITSGSIAERTQFVAYLIYSSFLTGFVYPVVSHWFWSPFGWASPFRSAEDRLFNTGAIDFAGSGVVHMVGGIAGLWGALIEGPRRGRFEKSGRAIALRGHSASLVVLGTFLLWFGWYGFNPGSFTKILVPYETGSSYGQWSGIGRTAVTTTLAGSTAALTTLFGKRLLSGHWAVTDVCNGLLGGFAAITGGCSVVEPWAAIVCGFMAALVLIGCNKLAEIVQYDDPLEAAQLHGGCGAWGLIFVGLFAKEKYLNEVYGETPGRPYGLLMGGGGKLLGAQLVQILVVAGWVSATMGTLFFLLKRLGLLRISEKDEMAGMDMTRHGGFAYMYYDNDDESHRAIQLQRVDPGSPFPRSVTPPRV